DNA from Halobaculum sp. XH14:
CGTTCCGGCTGGTCGAGGACGTCCCCGCCGGCCGACCGCGTCCCCGCCGGTCACGCGCGCGAGGCGGTGGCGGCCTCGGTCCGTTCGCCCATCGACTCGTGGACGACGCTGACGCGGTCCGGGAGGTCGCCGGCGAACGACACCGTCGCCTCGTAGGCCCGGCGGACGAGCTGCTGGGTGCAGGCAGCCGGCGTCTCCTCGCCCGTGGTCGTCGTCACCACGATAGTCAGCGTGTCGGACGCGTCGTCGTACGTCGTCCCCGCCAGCGCGGCCCGCTTGCAGCCGTTGTTCCCGGTGATGCAGCCGGTCGCGGTCACCGCGTCCGCGCCGAAGGTTACCTCGGCAGTACCCGCCCGCTCGACGGGGCAGTCGCCGGTCCGTTCGAACCGCCGATTCGAGATCCCCGACGCGGGGGCCGACGTCCCGGTTTCCGCGTCCGTGTCGTCGCCCCCGGGACCGTCGGTGCTGGTGGTATCCGTCGGTTCGTCGTCGCCGTCCGCCGGTTCGTCTGCATCGCCGTCGTCGTCGCCCGGGCCGCCGCCGCCACCGAGACAGCCACCCGTGGCGTCAAGCAGGGTCGTCCCAGCCAGTCCCGAGAGGAGGGCTCGCCTGTCCATACCCGTGCGGTGGCTCGCCGGGGGGAAAACGACGCCGTAGGCACAAACGGGCCTTTGAGTCTCGGGGAGGGCGCGGCCGCCGTATCGTAACAGTCTTACGTGACTCGGGAGTACACTTGCATGAGTCCCGGTAGGGTAGTGGACCATCCTATTGGCTTGCGGAGCCAGTGACCGGAGTTCAAATCTCCGTCGGGACGTTTTCGCGGCACAACGGCGACGAGCGTAGCGAGTCGGCCGCGTCGCTTCGACGCGACGTGTGGCAGCCACGAGTTCGATTCCCGAGCATCGCGCCCGGCGGACACGCCTTTACCGGTCGGCCACCAATCGCCGTCAGTGACCGAGTTCCGCGCCGCGCTCAGGGCCGGCGTCGCGCTGTACGACGCCGGCGAGTTCCACGCCGCCCACGACCCGTGGGAGGCGGCCTGGCTGCCGCTCGAATCCGGGACCGACGACGAGCGGCTGCTCCACGGGCTCATCCAGTCGACCGCCGCGGTCCACCACGCCCGGGGGCGAAACTGGAGCGGAGCGGTCGGCCTCGCCGGGAGCGCCCGCGAGTATCTCGAGGGGCTCCCGGCCCAGTATCGAGGGATCGACATCGACACCGTGAGCCGCTACCTGCGGGCGCTCGAACGGGACCCGGAGCGCGTCGAACGCGCTCGACCGCCGATGTTGACACACGAGGGCGACGTCCTTGCGGCGACCGACCTCGGGTTCGAGGCGGCGACCATCGCCGCCGAGGTGCTGGCCGAGGAGCACGGCTTCGACGGGGAGGTCGTCGCCGACGCGGTGGCGTTCGCCCGGGAGGAGCAGGGAACCGGACGGTCGCGGTTCGCCGCGATGGTGTACGACTTCCTCGCGGGCGAGCCGACGCGCGCGTTCGTCTTCGACCGACTGGAGCGACACGTGGCGCGGAAGCGGCGCGAGGCGACCGACGTCGCGGGACTGTTCGAGGAACGCGACGTCGACGGGTGACGAACCGCCGAACCCCGGCTCGACCGTCGCTGATCTCCTCGAAACCGGTCCCCGAACCGTTCCCCACAAGAGCCAAGTGTGTCAGACGGTAACATGGGAGTACGGATGCACCACCACGTCGTTCGCACGGACAGGTCGGCGTTCGAGCGCGTCCGCGACGCCATCCTCAACCGCGGCGACCCGGACGAGGACGACGACCCGACGGGCCCACGCGTACCGACGGGAGGGTAACCGTCGGTCCCATCGGCGCCCGGACCGCGGGCCGGTCAGCCCCGTCTCCGGCGGGGCGCCCGAGGGCCGATGAATCCGACCCGTCGCTTTACTCCTCGATCATCTCTTCGTCCTTCGGCTCGCCCCCGAAGGTGAACTCGGCGGAGTTGTCCTGCGGGTCGTAGCCCAGCACCTCGCGGGCGCGCTCGATGGAGTAGTACTTGCGGTCGTTGTCGGAGATGCCGTAGACGATCTCGTAGCCGTAGTCGGCGGCGAGACAGCGGTCGAACAGGTGCGCGCAGTCGCGGTGTGAGAGCCACATCGCCTGGCCGCGCTCGTACTCCTTGGGCGGGTGCTCCCGGGTGAGGTTGCCGATCCGGACGCACGCGACCGAGAGGTCGTGGTGGTCGTGGTAGTAGCGGCCGAGCGTCTCCCCGGCCGCCTTGGAGACGCCGTAGAGGTTCGAGGGTCTGGGAAGTTCGTCCCCGTCGAGCCTGAACTCGTCGGCCTTGCGGTACATGTCCGGCGTCCGGTCGTCGGTCTCGTAGGCCCCGACCGCGTGGTTCGAGGAGGCGAACGCGACCGTCCCGACGCCGACGTCGGCCGCCGCCGCGAACACGTTGTACGTCCCGTCGATGTTGTTCCGGAGCACGGAGTCCCACGGCGCGTTCGGCCGCGGGTCCCCGGCGAGGTGGACGACGGCCCCGATGCCCGCGACGGCCTCGCGGATCGCGGCCTCGTCGGTCACGTCCGCGACGATGACGTCCTCCTCGCTCACGCCGGCCGGGAGGGCGTCCTCGCTCAGGGGTTCCCGGTCGAGCAGCCGCCAGTCGTAGGCGGTACCGATGCCCGCGAGGATGGCCTGCCCGACGCGGCCGCCCGCGCCCGTGAGAAGCACCGGGTCGTCCATTCGGGCGGGTGTCGGGCCGGCGGGGGTAAATATGGGTCGGTCGGTGATTTTCGTCGTGTTCGCGTTTGCGCACGTCCCCGTCAGAATCCTGGTGCAGACCGCGAGAGTCCCGCCCGCCGCGCCGCAAACGGCGGTCCACACGCCTCCCTTCCCTCGGAGCACGCTCCTCGGAACTCGCCCTCGCTTCGCTCGCGTGAGCAGCCGATTCGCTCGGCTCGCTCCCTTCGGTCGCTCCCCTCACTCATCCCTCGCGCGGGTTGGCCGCCCACGAGGGGCGGCCGCCGCGCGCCGACGCCGGCGTCCCGGCGTCAGCGTACACGTGGGGACAGTTTGGCGGCCGGAAACCGGCACCGTCACCGAGGTCCATCGACGTTACGGGACGGGAAACCCTTTGGCCCGGCATTGCGAGGTGGCCGGTATGTTCGGGAAATCGAAGTGGATCAAGCTCCCGCGGAACGTGCTCATCGGCCACGGCGTCGTGGACCAGGTTGGCGCGGCCGTCGCGGAGCTGTCCGTCGCCGGGCGCCCCCTGCTGGTGACGAGCCCCTCGCCGGAGGACATCGCCGGCGACCGGGTTCGGGCGCAGTTCGACGACGTGGCGACGACGACCGTGAGCGACGCCAGCTTCTCGGCGGTCGGCGAGGTCATCGAGGCCGCCGAGGCCGCGGACGCGACGTTCCTCGTCGCGCTCGGCGGCGGCAAGCCCATCGACATCGCGAAGATGGCCGCCGACGAACTCGATCTCGGCTTCGTCTCGGTGCCGACGGCCGCGAGTCACGACGGCATCGTCTCGGGCCGCTCCTCGATCCCCGACGAGGACACCCGCCACTCGGTCGCGGCCGACCCGCCGCTCGCGGTCATCGCCGACACCGAACTGATGGCGAACGCGCCCTGGGAGCTTACGACTGCGGGCTGTGCGGACATCATCTCGAACTACACGGCGGTGAAGGACTGGCGGCTCGCCCGGCGGCTCCGGAACGTCGAGTACTCGGAGTACGCCGGCGCGCTCTCGGAGATGACCGCCGAGATGCTCGTGGGCAACGCCGGCTCGATCAAGCGCGGGCTCGAGGAGTCGGCCTGGGTCGTCTCCAAGGCGCTCGTCTCCTCGGGCGTGGCGATGTCGATCGCCGGTTCCTCCCGCCCCGCCTCGGGGTCGGAACACCTCTTTTCCCACCAGCTCGACCGGATCGCGCCCGGCGCGGCGCTCCACGGCCACCAGGTCGGCGTCGGCTCGATCATGACGGAGTTCCTCCACACCGGCGAGAACGGCTCCTGGCGGGACATCCGGGACGCGCTCCGGGCCATCGGCGCGCCGACCACCGCGGACGAACTCGGCGTCGACGGGGAGACGGTCATCGAGGCGCTCACCACGGCACACGAGATCCGCGACCGCTACACCATCCTCGCGGGCGGGATCAACGAGAACGCCGCGCGCGAGGTGGCGTCGTTCACGGGCGTCATCTGAGGCCGCGAACCCGTCGGCGACTCGCCGAATCAATCGTCGGTCGCACGCGGCTCCTCGACGGAGTCCCGGGTCGGGTCACGCGGCGACAGTTCCGACCTCTCCGCGCGCTCTTCGAGCCGCGTGACCCGGGTCGACAGCGGCGGGTGCCGGGAGAGCCGACCGCCCTCGGCGACGTGGCCGGCCGAGGCGAGCGAGTCGAGCGCCGCGGCCAGGGCCCCGCCGTCGGCACGGGCGGCGGCGAAGCGGTCCGCGTCGCGTTCGCTCCAGCGCGAGACGCGAACCGTGAAGTACGCGGCAGGCAGGACGAGCGCGGCCCCGACGAGGAAGCCGGGGACGGGCGCGACCGTCGCGCCGACGGCCCAGGTGACCGCGAACGCGACGGGGACGGCGATCCGCAGCGGGACGTGACGTCGCGCCAGGTGGCCGTACTCGTGACGGACGACCGCGGCGACCTGGTCGGGCGACAGGTCTGCGACGAGCCGTTCCGAGACGAACACCCGGCCGTGGCCGGGCGAGAAGCCGGCGGCGAACGCGACCGGGCCGCGGTCGCCAGCCAGCACCCGAACCCGCTCGGCCGGGACGCCGGCGGCGGCGACCGACTCGGCGAGCCCCGACGCGAGAGGGGTGGTGGACTCCGTCCGGCCGACGACGAGGGGTGCCAGGCCGGTTCCGAGGACGCCGGCGACGACGATCGCCCAGAGCTCCCACCAGGAGAGCAGCCACGCGCTCAGTGCCTCGACCGGGCTCATCGAGCGCGGGTCGGGGAGCGACGGTGACGGGGTCGGCGGAGCGACACGGGGAACCCTCGCGCGAGCGTTGACGTAGGCTTTTCGCCGCGGTGAGGGGCACCCTCCCGCGGGAAGACCTCACCGGAAAGACCTCACCGGAACCCTACAGCGGGAACTCCCTGACTGCGGGGTAGCGGACGGCGTTCGGCTGCTCGTCGACCCAGCGTGCCTCGGCGATCTCGCCCGGCTCCGGCCGGACGTCGCCGCCCTCGTAGCGCGCGTCGAACACGACGACGAGGCGGGTGATGGGTGGTCGGTCGGCGTGTTCGTGGACGGCGACCGCGGCGCGGACGACGCCGACCGGTCGACAGTCGATGCCGGTCTCCTCGCGCGTCTCCCGTACCGCCGTCTCGGCGAGCGGCTCGCCCGGTTCCTGCTTGCCGGCCGGTTCGGACCAGCCGTCGCTCCCCACCTCCCGGACCATCAGCGCCGCGCCGTCCCCACGTCGGACCCACGCGCCCGCGCCGCCGACCGTCCCGGCCTCGGCACGCTCCCTGGTTCGTCCGTACGTCTCGGCGTCGACCCGCCACGTCTCCTCGACGACCGGGACCTCGTCGAAGCGCTCGCGGAGCGAGTCGAGGGCGCGGTCGACCGCGCGGCGCGACGACTCGGCGATCACGGGATCGAATCGTCCGGGGAGGCGGTGAACGGGGCGGATACCGGAAATCGTCTCCGGTACGGCGGCGGGTCCGGCCGGGTCACGCCGAGGCGAGAACCGAAGAGGAAAGGGACCCCACCCCGTACGGCCGGCCATGGCAACTACCGACGTGGATGGGATCAGGGGGGCGGTCAAGTCCCATCCGCGCGCGTTCGTCGCCGCGGTGTCGGTCGTGGGGTACGGGCTGGTCATCGGCACGTTCGCGGGGGTCGTCCCGCAGTCGGTGTTCCCCTCGCTCACCGAGGCCGAGGTGAACGTCCTCAGCCACGCCATCGCCGCGGTGAACACGGTGACGACCGTGCTGCTGGTGCTGGGCTGGAAGTGGATCCGCGAGGGGGAGGTTCGCAAGCACGCGGC
Protein-coding regions in this window:
- a CDS encoding DUF309 domain-containing protein, translating into MTEFRAALRAGVALYDAGEFHAAHDPWEAAWLPLESGTDDERLLHGLIQSTAAVHHARGRNWSGAVGLAGSAREYLEGLPAQYRGIDIDTVSRYLRALERDPERVERARPPMLTHEGDVLAATDLGFEAATIAAEVLAEEHGFDGEVVADAVAFAREEQGTGRSRFAAMVYDFLAGEPTRAFVFDRLERHVARKRREATDVAGLFEERDVDG
- the azf gene encoding NAD-dependent glucose-6-phosphate dehydrogenase Azf, with product MDDPVLLTGAGGRVGQAILAGIGTAYDWRLLDREPLSEDALPAGVSEEDVIVADVTDEAAIREAVAGIGAVVHLAGDPRPNAPWDSVLRNNIDGTYNVFAAAADVGVGTVAFASSNHAVGAYETDDRTPDMYRKADEFRLDGDELPRPSNLYGVSKAAGETLGRYYHDHHDLSVACVRIGNLTREHPPKEYERGQAMWLSHRDCAHLFDRCLAADYGYEIVYGISDNDRKYYSIERAREVLGYDPQDNSAEFTFGGEPKDEEMIEE
- a CDS encoding NAD(P)-dependent glycerol-1-phosphate dehydrogenase produces the protein MFGKSKWIKLPRNVLIGHGVVDQVGAAVAELSVAGRPLLVTSPSPEDIAGDRVRAQFDDVATTTVSDASFSAVGEVIEAAEAADATFLVALGGGKPIDIAKMAADELDLGFVSVPTAASHDGIVSGRSSIPDEDTRHSVAADPPLAVIADTELMANAPWELTTAGCADIISNYTAVKDWRLARRLRNVEYSEYAGALSEMTAEMLVGNAGSIKRGLEESAWVVSKALVSSGVAMSIAGSSRPASGSEHLFSHQLDRIAPGAALHGHQVGVGSIMTEFLHTGENGSWRDIRDALRAIGAPTTADELGVDGETVIEALTTAHEIRDRYTILAGGINENAAREVASFTGVI
- a CDS encoding M48 family metallopeptidase, coding for MSPVEALSAWLLSWWELWAIVVAGVLGTGLAPLVVGRTESTTPLASGLAESVAAAGVPAERVRVLAGDRGPVAFAAGFSPGHGRVFVSERLVADLSPDQVAAVVRHEYGHLARRHVPLRIAVPVAFAVTWAVGATVAPVPGFLVGAALVLPAAYFTVRVSRWSERDADRFAAARADGGALAAALDSLASAGHVAEGGRLSRHPPLSTRVTRLEERAERSELSPRDPTRDSVEEPRATDD
- a CDS encoding NUDIX hydrolase, encoding MIAESSRRAVDRALDSLRERFDEVPVVEETWRVDAETYGRTRERAEAGTVGGAGAWVRRGDGAALMVREVGSDGWSEPAGKQEPGEPLAETAVRETREETGIDCRPVGVVRAAVAVHEHADRPPITRLVVVFDARYEGGDVRPEPGEIAEARWVDEQPNAVRYPAVREFPL